The following nucleotide sequence is from Juglans microcarpa x Juglans regia isolate MS1-56 chromosome 6D, Jm3101_v1.0, whole genome shotgun sequence.
TGATGTATTTGCATACAACACCATGATCAGAGGCCTAACACTGGGTAAGTCTCCACATGATTCCATCTTACTGTATAATGAGCTGTTGCTACATGGCATAGCCCCGGACAATTACACTTACACCTTTGTCCTCAAAGCATGTTCCCATTTGGAAGCGCTCTCTGAAGGTAAACAAGTGCACGGCCAGATAATTAAATCTGGAATAGCGCCCAATACGCACGTTCATAGCATTCTGATACATATGTACATGATTTCAGATAGCATTGTTTGTGCAGAACGAGTTCTTGCACAATTCTCAGAAGAGAACACACATGCTAAGAATTCTTTAGTCTCTGGGTATCTAAGTCAAGGCCATGTAGAAAAGGCTAGAATACTGTTTGAAACCATAGAGACAAAAGATGTAGCATCTTGGAGTGCTATGGTCACAGGATACACGAAGAACGGCATGTATTCGGAGGCATTAGTTGTCTTTCGGGACATGATGGTTTCCCAAGTCCATCCAAATGAATCAACATTCGTGAGCTCGTTGTGTGCCTGTGCTTATTCGGGGGCATTGGACCAGGGAAGATGGATCCATGCATATCTTGATAAAGCAGGGATTAAGATTAGTGTTACTCTAGGTACTGCTCTTATCGACATGTATGCCAAGTGTGGCAGCATAAAATGTGGCTATGATATCTTCCGAAGTATGCCTCAGAGAGATATAGTAACATGGGGAGTAATTATATCTGGATTCGCCATGCATGGTGAAGCTAAAATATGTTTTCAACTATTTGATGAGATGGTTGCTAGCGGAACATATCCAAACGAAGTGATATTTGTGGCTATATTATCTGCTTGCTCCCATGCGGGATATGTTGAACTTGGACAtcattatttctataaaatgatTCATGATTTTGGGATCAGACCAACAATTGAGCATTACGGATGCATGGTGGACTTGCTTGGCCGTGCAGGGCAGTTGTCAGAGGTAGAAGAGTTGATTGCGTCAATGCCAGAAGCGCCTAATTCGATTATATGGGGAGCGTTTCTCAGCGGTTGTAGGACCTATGCTGACGTGAGGAGAGGAAGTTATGCATTCAGATGCCTTACTGATCTTGAGCCAATGTCAGGAGACGGGTATAAACTTGCAGGGCTCATGTTGGCCAGCGCCGGTGAAAAAGCTGATGCAACTAAAATTAGGGGATTCATCAAGCAAAATGACTTGGAAACAACATGTGGAACTAGCCTTGTTGAAATAGATGGTGTCGTCCATGAGTTCACTGTAGGGGATGTAGATCGTAGAAAGCTCAGAGAGATCTATGGATTATGGAATGGCTTTTGAGGatgacatacatatataatatacacataAGGGACTCGGAGGTCAAACCGGTACCCCATCAAACAGTGAATTGTAGGAAAACTAAGGAACAACTCGTTTAAGAAATCGAAACACGAAACAAAACCAGAAATAAAATTACTCATCGTGGATTGACCAGCATGCATGGCAATGGCCTCCCTCTTATCTCTCTCTGGTCTCTCACTCTATGCGCACGGGCGTGCGCATGTGCTCGTGGAGGGCTAAGCAGGAGTGTTGCCTTTTCAATCTTGTGATGAGAAGATTGCAAAAGCAAAGTCACGAGTGTATT
It contains:
- the LOC121234991 gene encoding pentatricopeptide repeat-containing protein At1g08070, chloroplastic, producing MMASLSSPSSPRQKLSIALARTPIRIPAAIHLLKLCRNLQEVKQIHARLVVSGFLELPSSAGRLLESYVTVSQLKFAISLFQRLPSPDVFAYNTMIRGLTLGKSPHDSILLYNELLLHGIAPDNYTYTFVLKACSHLEALSEGKQVHGQIIKSGIAPNTHVHSILIHMYMISDSIVCAERVLAQFSEENTHAKNSLVSGYLSQGHVEKARILFETIETKDVASWSAMVTGYTKNGMYSEALVVFRDMMVSQVHPNESTFVSSLCACAYSGALDQGRWIHAYLDKAGIKISVTLGTALIDMYAKCGSIKCGYDIFRSMPQRDIVTWGVIISGFAMHGEAKICFQLFDEMVASGTYPNEVIFVAILSACSHAGYVELGHHYFYKMIHDFGIRPTIEHYGCMVDLLGRAGQLSEVEELIASMPEAPNSIIWGAFLSGCRTYADVRRGSYAFRCLTDLEPMSGDGYKLAGLMLASAGEKADATKIRGFIKQNDLETTCGTSLVEIDGVVHEFTVGDVDRRKLREIYGLWNGF